A stretch of the Klebsiella sp. WP3-W18-ESBL-02 genome encodes the following:
- the cynS gene encoding cyanase, which produces MIHAQINRDIRLSLADQILLIKAKKDLTFAQLTDGTGLSEAFVTAALLGQHALPADAARLVGEKLSLDEDAVLLLQMIPLRGSIDDRVPTDPTIYRFYEILQVYGSTLKVLVHEKFGDGIISAINFKLDVKKVADPEGGERAVITLDGKYLPTKPF; this is translated from the coding sequence ATGATCCACGCACAAATTAACCGCGATATTCGCCTCTCTTTGGCTGACCAGATTCTGCTTATCAAAGCGAAAAAAGATCTGACCTTTGCGCAACTCACCGATGGTACGGGCTTATCTGAAGCTTTTGTTACCGCGGCCTTGCTGGGGCAGCATGCACTGCCGGCTGATGCGGCGCGTCTGGTTGGTGAAAAGCTCTCACTGGATGAAGATGCGGTGCTGCTTCTGCAAATGATCCCACTGCGCGGCAGTATTGACGATCGCGTACCCACTGACCCGACCATTTATCGCTTCTATGAAATCCTGCAGGTGTATGGCTCTACGCTGAAGGTGCTGGTGCATGAGAAATTTGGCGACGGCATTATCAGCGCCATTAACTTCAAGCTGGATGTCAAAAAAGTGGCTGACCCGGAAGGCGGTGAACGCGCGGTGATTACGCTTGATGGCAAATATCTGCCGACAAAACCTTTCTAA
- a CDS encoding IS630-like element ISEc33 family transposase, which produces MPIIAPIPRGERRLMQKAIHKTRDKNHARRLTAMLMLHRGERVSDVARTLCCARSSVGRWINWFTHSGIEGLKSLPAGRSRRWPFEHICTLLRELIKHSPGDFGYQRSRWSTELLAIKINEITGCQLHAGTVRRWLPSAGLVWRRAAPTLRIRDPHKDEKMAVIHKALDECNAEHPVFYEDEVDIHLNPKIGADWQLRGQQKRVVTPGQNEKYYLAGALHSGTGKVSYVGGNSKSSALFIALLKHLKATYRRAKTITLIVDNYIIHKSRETQRWLKANPKFRVIYQPVYSPWVNHVERLWQALHDTITRNHQCRSMWQLLKKVRHFMETASPFPGGKHGQAKV; this is translated from the coding sequence ATGCCGATCATAGCACCAATACCCCGTGGCGAACGACGCCTGATGCAGAAAGCTATTCATAAAACGCGCGATAAAAATCATGCCCGCAGACTCACGGCCATGCTGATGCTTCATCGGGGTGAACGGGTCAGCGATGTTGCCAGAACTCTCTGTTGTGCCCGTTCATCCGTTGGTCGCTGGATTAACTGGTTTACGCACTCAGGTATTGAAGGCCTGAAATCCTTACCCGCAGGGCGCTCCCGACGCTGGCCTTTTGAACATATCTGCACCCTGTTACGTGAGCTGATAAAGCATTCTCCCGGCGATTTTGGTTATCAACGTTCACGCTGGAGCACCGAATTACTGGCAATAAAAATCAATGAGATAACCGGTTGCCAGTTACATGCAGGAACCGTTCGCCGCTGGTTGCCATCTGCGGGGCTTGTATGGCGCAGGGCCGCGCCAACTCTGCGCATCCGTGACCCACATAAAGATGAAAAGATGGCGGTAATCCACAAAGCGCTGGATGAATGCAACGCAGAGCATCCGGTATTTTATGAAGATGAAGTGGATATTCACCTTAATCCTAAAATCGGTGCGGACTGGCAGTTGCGCGGACAGCAGAAACGGGTAGTGACGCCGGGGCAGAACGAAAAATACTATCTGGCCGGCGCACTGCACAGTGGCACGGGTAAAGTCAGCTACGTGGGCGGCAACAGCAAAAGTTCAGCGCTGTTTATCGCTCTGCTGAAGCACCTGAAAGCCACTTACCGGCGGGCGAAAACAATCACGCTGATCGTTGATAACTACATTATCCATAAAAGCCGCGAAACACAGCGCTGGTTGAAAGCAAATCCCAAGTTCAGGGTAATTTACCAGCCGGTTTACTCGCCGTGGGTGAATCATGTGGAACGGCTATGGCAGGCACTTCATGACACGATAACCCGTAATCATCAGTGCCGCTCAATGTGGCAGTTACTGAAAAAGGTCCGCCATTTTATGGAAACCGCCAGCCCATTCCCCGGAGGAAAACATGGTCAGGCAAAAGTGTAG
- a CDS encoding IS6-like element IS26 family transposase yields the protein MNPFKGRHFQRDIILWAVRWYCKYGISYRELQEMLAERGVNVDHSTIYRWVQRYAPEMEKRLRWYWRNPSDLCPWHMDETYVKVNGRWAYLYRAVDSRGRTVDFYLSSRRNSKAAYRFLGKILNNVKKWQIPRFINTDKAPAYGRALALLKREGRCPSDVEHRQIKYRNNVIECDHGKLKRIIGATLGFKSMKTAYATIKGIEVMRALRKGQASAFYYGDPLGEMRLVSRVFEM from the coding sequence ATGAACCCATTCAAAGGCCGGCATTTTCAGCGTGACATCATTCTGTGGGCCGTACGCTGGTACTGCAAATACGGCATCAGTTACCGTGAGCTGCAGGAGATGCTGGCTGAACGCGGAGTGAATGTCGATCACTCCACGATTTACCGCTGGGTTCAGCGTTATGCGCCTGAAATGGAAAAACGGCTGCGCTGGTACTGGCGTAACCCTTCCGATCTTTGCCCGTGGCACATGGATGAAACCTACGTGAAGGTCAATGGCCGCTGGGCGTATCTGTACCGGGCCGTCGACAGCCGGGGCCGCACTGTCGATTTTTATCTCTCCTCCCGTCGTAACAGCAAAGCTGCATACCGGTTTCTGGGTAAAATCCTCAACAACGTGAAGAAGTGGCAGATCCCGCGATTCATCAACACGGATAAAGCGCCCGCCTATGGTCGCGCGCTTGCTCTGCTCAAACGCGAAGGCCGGTGCCCGTCTGACGTTGAACACCGACAGATTAAGTACCGGAACAACGTGATTGAATGCGATCATGGCAAACTGAAACGGATAATCGGCGCCACGCTGGGATTTAAATCCATGAAGACGGCTTACGCCACCATCAAAGGTATTGAGGTGATGCGTGCACTACGCAAAGGCCAGGCCTCAGCATTTTATTATGGTGATCCCCTGGGCGAAATGCGCCTGGTAAGCAGAGTTTTTGAAATGTAA
- a CDS encoding chlorite dismutase family protein yields the protein MNTRLFTFAGGETGVWRVVRMDAVAGAPLPGIPRLDVAAGSVSPQPLGTKWLLRGITSNERYVVREEKDRLVAKQPSLGRAEATCAALIPIRKNPSWWGLAQDERRKIFEEQSRHIHIGLQYLPAVARRLHHCRDLGESEPFDFLTWFEYSPSDEPGFNRLLAELRASVEWKYVDREIDIRLVHEPA from the coding sequence ATGAATACACGATTATTTACGTTCGCTGGTGGAGAAACGGGTGTTTGGCGCGTTGTTCGGATGGATGCCGTGGCGGGAGCCCCTCTCCCTGGAATCCCCCGGCTCGACGTAGCCGCTGGCTCTGTTTCGCCGCAGCCTTTGGGCACCAAATGGCTTCTTCGCGGGATAACGAGTAACGAGCGTTATGTCGTGCGTGAAGAGAAGGATCGTCTCGTGGCGAAGCAGCCAAGTTTGGGTCGAGCAGAGGCCACCTGTGCCGCCCTGATCCCTATCCGGAAAAACCCCTCATGGTGGGGACTGGCTCAAGACGAACGCCGGAAGATTTTTGAGGAGCAGTCCCGTCACATTCACATTGGGCTCCAATATCTCCCTGCTGTGGCCCGTCGTCTCCACCATTGTCGGGACCTGGGCGAGAGCGAACCCTTCGACTTCTTGACGTGGTTCGAATATTCCCCGTCTGATGAGCCGGGCTTTAACAGGCTTTTGGCCGAACTCCGGGCCTCGGTGGAGTGGAAGTATGTCGACAGAGAAATCGACATCCGGCTAGTGCATGAGCCGGCCTAG
- a CDS encoding cupin domain-containing protein encodes MGVNMRAETESRIFSVDEYVRPSNGEPIRSVVLETNDSVVVVWHAHPGQEIASHVHPHGQDTWTVISGEAEYHQGNGIVTHLKAGDIAIAKPGQVHGAMNSGPEPFIFVSVVAPGNAGFALAEK; translated from the coding sequence ATGGGTGTGAACATGAGAGCAGAAACTGAATCGCGGATTTTTTCGGTGGATGAATATGTTCGTCCGTCTAACGGCGAACCGATTCGTTCGGTTGTTCTGGAAACCAATGACTCTGTCGTCGTTGTTTGGCACGCCCACCCTGGGCAGGAAATAGCTTCCCATGTACATCCTCACGGCCAAGATACTTGGACGGTTATCTCAGGTGAAGCCGAATATCATCAAGGTAACGGCATAGTCACTCATCTTAAAGCTGGAGATATTGCGATCGCAAAACCTGGGCAGGTACATGGTGCAATGAACTCTGGCCCCGAACCTTTTATATTTGTTTCAGTGGTTGCGCCGGGCAATGCCGGTTTTGCGTTGGCTGAGAAATAG